One region of Rhodospirillales bacterium genomic DNA includes:
- a CDS encoding pyridoxal phosphate-dependent aminotransferase, translated as MTIPEQFLSEKLSAIKPSATMAVTALAAELKAEGRDIIGLGAGEPDFDTPENIKAAATAAMARGDTKYTKVDGTPELREAIVDKFKRENGLDYTADQVTVACGGKHIIFNTMMATLNAGDEVIIPAPYWVSYPDIVLFSGGTPVIIEAPLSQSFKITPEQLDRAITPKTKWVLLNSPSNPTGAAYSRDELKALADVLMQHPHVWIMTDDIYEHIIYDDFKFATIAEVEPNLMDRTLTMNGVSKAYAMTGWRIGYAAGAKELIKAMAKIQSQSTSSPCSISQAASVEALTGPQDFIPVRVAAFKERRDRVVDLLNTAPGITCSKPEGAFYVYPGCDGLIGKTTDAGKILENDGDVVTWLLETEGVAVVQGAAFGLSPCFRISYATSLEVLEDACSRIARACKSVS; from the coding sequence ATGACCATCCCTGAACAGTTTCTTTCAGAAAAGCTTTCTGCCATTAAACCATCAGCCACCATGGCAGTGACAGCGCTTGCCGCTGAATTAAAGGCCGAAGGCCGGGACATTATCGGCCTTGGTGCCGGTGAGCCTGATTTTGATACGCCGGAAAATATCAAGGCGGCGGCCACGGCGGCCATGGCGCGTGGGGATACAAAATACACCAAGGTGGATGGCACGCCCGAATTGCGTGAAGCCATTGTTGATAAATTCAAGCGCGAAAATGGCCTTGATTACACCGCCGATCAGGTCACGGTTGCCTGTGGGGGCAAGCACATCATCTTCAACACCATGATGGCGACCCTGAATGCCGGTGATGAGGTTATTATTCCAGCCCCCTATTGGGTGAGCTATCCCGACATCGTGTTATTTTCTGGTGGTACGCCTGTGATCATCGAGGCCCCGCTTTCCCAATCATTCAAGATCACACCGGAACAACTGGATCGGGCGATCACGCCTAAAACCAAATGGGTTTTGCTGAATTCGCCGTCCAATCCGACAGGGGCGGCCTATTCCCGCGATGAACTGAAGGCACTGGCCGATGTCTTGATGCAGCATCCCCATGTCTGGATCATGACCGATGATATTTACGAACATATCATCTATGACGATTTTAAATTCGCGACCATCGCAGAGGTTGAACCAAACCTGATGGATCGTACCTTGACCATGAACGGGGTATCGAAAGCCTATGCCATGACCGGTTGGCGCATTGGGTATGCGGCGGGTGCGAAAGAATTGATCAAGGCCATGGCGAAAATCCAGTCCCAGTCCACATCCAGTCCATGCTCTATTTCTCAGGCGGCATCGGTTGAGGCATTGACCGGCCCACAGGATTTTATCCCTGTCCGGGTTGCTGCCTTCAAGGAACGCCGTGACCGGGTGGTTGACCTGCTTAATACTGCACCGGGCATCACGTGTTCTAAACCGGAAGGCGCGTTTTATGTCTATCCCGGCTGTGATGGGTTGATCGGCAAGACCACTGATGCGGGCAAGATTTTGGAAAATGATGGCGATGTGGTGACCTGGCTTTTGGAAACCGAAGGGGTTGCCGTGGTCCAGGGGGCAGCCTTTGGGCTGTCACCGTGTTTCCGCATTTCTTATGCGACTTCTTTGGAAGTTCTGGAAGATGCCTGTTCGCGCATCGCACGGGCTTGTAAAAGCGTTTCTTAA
- a CDS encoding rubredoxin gives MQKYICGDCDYIYDPAKGDPTQKIAPGTSFDDLPDTWECPECGVGKEEFYPIIESN, from the coding sequence ATGCAGAAATATATTTGTGGTGATTGCGATTATATCTACGACCCTGCAAAAGGGGACCCGACCCAAAAGATTGCGCCGGGGACATCCTTTGATGACCTGCCCGATACCTGGGAATGCCCGGAATGTGGTGTCGGCAAAGAAGAATTCTATCCGATCATCGAAAGCAATTAA
- a CDS encoding LysR family transcriptional regulator yields the protein MDWDKLRIFHAVAQAGSFTHAGETLNLSQSAISRQISALEHDLDVVLFHRHARGLVLTEQGELLFATSREVVDKIADTQNKLSESTDRPSGPLKVTATVALGSIWLTPRVKEFIDLYPDISLTLLLSDEEINIGMREADVAIRLNTPRQPDLVRRPLMAMHNHVYAAPEYLQAHGMPQSIEELSNHNLVVYGEALHPPTAHINWLEKAVKKAGVTPNNTLKVNNIYGIYRAVQSGVGIAALPDYTVRQISNMVRILPELEGPTYDSYFVYPEELRQSKRVAVFRDFLLGKISETRF from the coding sequence ATGGACTGGGACAAACTTCGCATCTTCCACGCCGTCGCCCAGGCAGGCAGTTTCACCCATGCCGGGGAAACGCTGAACCTCAGCCAATCGGCCATATCCAGACAAATCTCTGCGCTGGAACATGATCTGGATGTGGTCCTGTTCCACCGCCATGCCCGGGGCTTGGTCTTAACAGAACAGGGGGAATTGCTGTTCGCCACCAGCCGCGAAGTGGTGGATAAAATTGCCGATACCCAAAACAAGCTGTCTGAATCAACGGACCGGCCAAGCGGGCCCTTGAAGGTCACCGCGACCGTGGCGCTGGGGTCCATCTGGCTCACCCCCAGGGTCAAGGAATTCATCGATCTGTACCCCGATATTTCCCTGACACTTTTGTTGTCTGATGAAGAAATCAATATTGGCATGCGCGAAGCCGATGTTGCCATCCGGCTCAACACCCCACGCCAGCCGGATTTGGTGCGCCGCCCCCTCATGGCCATGCACAACCATGTCTATGCGGCACCTGAATACCTTCAGGCCCATGGCATGCCCCAAAGCATCGAAGAATTAAGCAATCACAACCTGGTCGTTTACGGCGAAGCCCTTCACCCACCCACGGCGCACATTAACTGGCTTGAAAAAGCCGTCAAAAAAGCTGGCGTCACGCCCAACAACACCTTGAAGGTCAACAACATCTACGGCATCTATCGCGCCGTGCAATCGGGGGTGGGCATTGCTGCCCTGCCCGATTACACCGTCCGCCAAATCAGCAACATGGTCCGCATTCTGCCAGAACTGGAAGGGCCGACCTATGACAGCTATTTTGTCTATCCAGAAGAACTGCGCCAATCCAAACGAGTCGCTGTTTTCCGTGATTTCCTCTTGGGTAAAATCAGCGAAACCCGGTTCTAA
- the msrP gene encoding protein-methionine-sulfoxide reductase catalytic subunit MsrP — MHIIKKPGWALPESAVTPEHIYNDRRQLLKGLAAGPILAATAPLLVACDGGDDGANAKAADIKDPTAGLYPVSRNLRYRVDRKMTAESDAIEYNNFYEFGSHKSIFKAAQKLPIRPWTIRIDGMVDKPFDIDIDGLLKKMQLEERVYRFRCVEAWAMTVPWSGFPLKALVDLAKPMSGAKYLRMETFKNPDIAPGQKQHWYPWPYIEGLTMAEARNEMAFIATGLYGKPIPKQNGAPLRLVVPWKYGFKNIKSITRISFTDKRPKTFWEEIQASEYGFWANVNPEVPHARWSQATEKLLGEGIRVPTKMFNGYEEFVASLYKDKAGEDLYK, encoded by the coding sequence ATGCACATCATCAAGAAGCCGGGCTGGGCGCTGCCTGAAAGCGCTGTTACACCAGAACATATTTACAATGACCGTCGTCAATTGCTGAAGGGTTTGGCCGCCGGGCCGATTTTGGCAGCGACGGCACCGCTGTTGGTGGCCTGTGATGGTGGTGATGACGGTGCCAATGCCAAGGCAGCCGATATCAAAGACCCAACGGCGGGCCTGTATCCTGTGAGCCGGAATTTGCGCTACCGGGTGGACCGCAAGATGACGGCGGAATCTGATGCCATCGAATACAATAATTTTTATGAATTTGGGTCCCATAAATCTATTTTCAAAGCAGCCCAAAAACTTCCCATTCGCCCCTGGACCATCCGCATTGATGGCATGGTGGATAAGCCGTTCGACATCGATATCGACGGGTTGTTGAAAAAAATGCAACTGGAAGAACGGGTCTATCGCTTCCGCTGCGTCGAAGCCTGGGCCATGACCGTGCCGTGGTCTGGCTTTCCGTTAAAAGCATTGGTGGATTTGGCGAAGCCAATGTCGGGGGCAAAATACCTGCGCATGGAAACGTTCAAGAACCCTGATATTGCGCCGGGCCAAAAACAGCATTGGTATCCCTGGCCCTATATCGAAGGCCTGACCATGGCTGAGGCCCGCAATGAAATGGCCTTTATTGCCACCGGGCTTTATGGAAAGCCGATCCCCAAACAAAACGGGGCACCGTTGCGTCTTGTGGTGCCATGGAAATACGGGTTCAAGAACATCAAATCCATTACCCGCATCAGCTTCACCGATAAACGTCCCAAAACGTTCTGGGAAGAAATTCAGGCATCGGAATATGGGTTCTGGGCCAACGTTAATCCCGAAGTTCCTCATGCCAGATGGAGCCAGGCCACAGAAAAACTGCTGGGTGAAGGCATCCGTGTGCCAACCAAAATGTTCAATGGTTACGAAGAATTTGTCGCCAGCCTGTACAAGGACAAAGCGGGCGAAGACCTTTATAAATAG